A window of the Oscillospiraceae bacterium NTUH-002-81 genome harbors these coding sequences:
- a CDS encoding ABC transporter substrate-binding protein translates to MKKKVVAVVLAAAMTTALSACGSSDNTQQSASTDSAAEETTDAAAAEDTAADSTDGDSYTIGISQFAMHGSLDNCREGFLEGLKEEGIEEGKNLTVDYKNAEAAMDVANQIAQGFVSDGVDLICAIATPSAQSAYNAAMNADIPVIYTAITDPVAAELAKEDKTSVGNVTGTSDKLPVEKQLEMIREILPDAKTIGIMYTTSEANSESTIAEYEAAVEKYGFTLETVGISTISDVPTAADTLISKVDCLNNLTDNTVVQALPTILEKANAKGIPVFGSEIEQVKIGCLAAEGLDYVELGKTTGKMAAKVLKGEAKASDIPYEMIEDSSLYLNTKVAENLNLEVPQAAVDRAVETFTEISAE, encoded by the coding sequence ATGAAAAAGAAAGTAGTAGCAGTCGTACTGGCAGCAGCAATGACAACAGCCCTTAGCGCATGCGGAAGCAGCGACAACACCCAGCAGAGCGCTTCCACAGACAGCGCAGCAGAGGAGACAACAGATGCGGCAGCGGCAGAGGATACCGCAGCTGACAGCACAGACGGCGATTCTTATACCATCGGCATTTCCCAGTTTGCCATGCACGGTTCCCTGGACAACTGCCGGGAAGGCTTCCTGGAAGGCCTGAAGGAAGAGGGCATCGAGGAAGGCAAGAACCTGACTGTAGATTATAAGAACGCAGAGGCAGCCATGGATGTGGCAAACCAGATCGCCCAGGGCTTTGTATCAGACGGCGTGGATCTGATCTGTGCCATCGCAACACCCAGTGCCCAGAGCGCATACAACGCAGCGATGAATGCTGATATCCCGGTGATCTACACCGCCATCACCGATCCGGTGGCAGCGGAGCTGGCCAAAGAGGATAAGACTTCCGTAGGAAATGTGACCGGAACCAGCGATAAGCTGCCGGTAGAGAAGCAGCTGGAAATGATCCGTGAGATTTTACCGGATGCCAAGACCATTGGCATCATGTATACCACCAGCGAGGCAAATTCCGAGTCCACCATCGCAGAGTACGAGGCAGCAGTGGAGAAATACGGCTTCACCCTGGAGACTGTTGGCATTTCCACCATCTCCGATGTACCCACCGCAGCAGACACCCTGATTTCCAAGGTTGACTGTCTGAATAACCTGACAGACAACACCGTCGTACAGGCACTGCCCACCATTCTGGAGAAAGCCAATGCCAAGGGCATCCCGGTATTTGGCAGTGAGATCGAGCAGGTAAAGATCGGTTGCCTGGCTGCAGAGGGTTTGGATTATGTAGAACTTGGAAAAACCACCGGTAAGATGGCAGCAAAGGTGTTAAAGGGCGAGGCAAAGGCATCTGATATCCCTTACGAGATGATCGAGGACAGCAGCCTGTACCTGAACACCAAAGTGGCAGAAAACCTGAATCTGGAAGTACCGCAGGCAGCTGTTGACCGTGCAGTAGAGACTTTCACAGAAATTTCCGCAGAATAA
- a CDS encoding ABC transporter permease — translation MTLFIGILEQGFIYGIMALGAYITYKILDFPDLTVDGSFPLGAAVTVALISRGVNPYLTFPIAALCGALAGMCTGLIHVKGKVRDLLSGIIMMTALYTINYRIAGKSNVPMFSMKTAFDNDFINSLPAGLTPVRSLLVILIVSLACKFLLDAYLCTRSGFLLRAVGDNDMLVTSLAKNNGTVKIIGLAIANGLVALGGSVMCQQQRFFDLSMGTGTVVICLASVIIGTSVFKNVTFLKPTTAVLLGSIFYKACVAIAMNVGFQATDMKLIMAVLFLVILIVNRDRKRKVKGHA, via the coding sequence ATGACTTTGTTTATCGGCATATTGGAACAGGGCTTCATTTACGGCATTATGGCGCTGGGAGCCTACATTACCTACAAAATACTGGATTTTCCGGATCTGACGGTGGACGGCAGTTTCCCCCTGGGGGCAGCGGTGACCGTGGCACTCATCAGCCGTGGCGTGAATCCGTACCTTACATTCCCCATTGCGGCGCTCTGCGGCGCCCTGGCAGGGATGTGCACCGGTCTGATCCACGTAAAGGGCAAGGTGAGAGATCTTCTGTCCGGCATCATCATGATGACCGCCCTTTACACCATCAATTACCGGATCGCAGGCAAATCCAATGTGCCGATGTTCAGTATGAAAACGGCATTTGACAATGATTTCATCAACAGCCTTCCGGCAGGTCTGACGCCGGTACGCTCCCTACTCGTGATCCTCATCGTGTCCCTGGCATGTAAGTTCCTTCTGGACGCTTACCTGTGCACCCGCTCCGGATTTCTGCTGCGGGCCGTGGGTGACAACGATATGCTGGTCACCTCTCTGGCAAAAAATAACGGCACGGTGAAAATCATCGGTCTGGCCATCGCCAACGGTCTGGTGGCACTGGGCGGCAGCGTGATGTGCCAGCAGCAGCGGTTTTTTGATCTGTCCATGGGCACGGGTACTGTGGTCATCTGTCTGGCCAGTGTTATCATTGGCACCAGCGTTTTTAAAAATGTGACCTTTTTAAAACCTACTACAGCGGTGCTTCTGGGCTCCATTTTTTACAAAGCGTGCGTTGCCATCGCCATGAACGTGGGCTTCCAGGCAACGGATATGAAACTCATTATGGCAGTGCTGTTCCTGGTGATTTTGATCGTGAACAGAGACCGGAAAAGGAAGGTGAAGGGCCATGCTTGA
- a CDS encoding ABC transporter permease, with amino-acid sequence MVRYFAKRLGMMFIALFLILLLTFTLMHSIPGGPFTSDRKVSEEVEAALNEKYHLDRPLPEQFLEYVSGILHGDLGPSYRYTGKQVNDFIANGFPVSAKLGFITIIFVLLAAIPMGILAAVKNGKWQDMIVMAVATIGVTIPSFVIASGLIYIFAFKFNFLPSFGVESWKGYILPVIALGGYSVSYMARLMRSSLLEVMGQDYIRTARAKGLSETKVILKHAMRNALIPVITVLGPTIANLLTGSFVVEKIFAIPGLGVHFVNSVSQRDYTTIMGVTIFYASFLMAMIFLVDIFYCLIDPRIKYE; translated from the coding sequence ATGGTTCGTTATTTTGCAAAACGGCTGGGCATGATGTTCATCGCCCTGTTTTTGATACTCCTGCTTACTTTTACACTGATGCACTCCATTCCGGGCGGCCCCTTTACCAGCGACCGCAAGGTGAGTGAAGAGGTGGAAGCGGCGCTGAATGAGAAGTATCATCTGGATCGACCGCTGCCGGAACAGTTTCTGGAATATGTGAGCGGGATTCTGCACGGGGATCTGGGCCCCTCTTACCGGTATACCGGCAAGCAGGTCAATGATTTTATCGCCAACGGTTTCCCGGTGTCTGCCAAGCTGGGCTTTATCACCATCATTTTCGTGCTGCTAGCGGCCATTCCCATGGGCATCCTGGCCGCGGTGAAGAACGGCAAATGGCAGGACATGATCGTGATGGCGGTGGCCACCATCGGGGTGACGATCCCGTCCTTTGTCATTGCGTCCGGCCTCATTTACATATTTGCATTCAAGTTTAATTTTCTGCCCAGCTTCGGCGTGGAGAGCTGGAAGGGCTATATTCTGCCGGTGATCGCCCTGGGCGGCTACTCGGTGAGCTACATGGCAAGACTCATGCGCTCCAGCCTGCTGGAGGTCATGGGACAGGATTATATCCGGACAGCCCGGGCCAAGGGATTGAGTGAGACGAAGGTCATTCTCAAGCATGCTATGCGAAATGCCCTGATTCCGGTCATTACCGTGCTGGGCCCCACCATCGCCAACCTGCTGACGGGCAGTTTTGTGGTGGAGAAGATTTTCGCCATTCCGGGACTGGGTGTACATTTTGTCAACAGTGTTTCCCAGCGGGATTATACGACGATCATGGGCGTGACGATTTTCTATGCCAGCTTCCTGATGGCAATGATCTTCCTGGTAGATATTTTCTACTGCCTCATCGACCCGAGAATCAAATATGAATAG
- a CDS encoding ABC transporter permease produces MDNKWDMLESSNEDREKIWAKNRTFAGDVWFRFRHKPTAIAGLVIIVVLILFALVGPMFTSYSYSAQNLDVVNIPPRMKVFETPDGDGYLYITQALKILHVNADGTLGEQLRKVKDDKSQSMLIYDYNGKEVGLYYGVKPYVVADPQARTIYPSTKVWNKSYILGTDNLGRDILTRLMYGTRVSLLVAFVAAAVNMVIGILFGGISGYAGGMVDTVMMRIVDIISTIPLTLYVILIMVVMGSGLKSIIVALGTVYWVDMARVVRGQVLSLKGQEFVMAAKTIGSSTKTILLEHLIPNAMGSILVTVTMLIPSAIFMEAFLGYVGIGLQPPLASLGTMCNDATENLRSCPHQLFLPALVICLIMFGFNFVGDGLRDALDPKLKK; encoded by the coding sequence ATGGATAATAAATGGGATATGCTCGAGTCCTCCAACGAGGATCGGGAGAAAATATGGGCGAAGAACCGAACCTTCGCCGGGGACGTGTGGTTCCGGTTCCGGCATAAGCCGACGGCCATCGCAGGTCTTGTCATCATCGTGGTGCTCATCCTGTTTGCACTGGTGGGTCCCATGTTTACCAGCTACAGCTATTCGGCGCAGAATCTGGACGTGGTCAACATTCCGCCGCGGATGAAGGTGTTCGAGACGCCGGACGGAGACGGCTACCTGTACATTACCCAGGCGCTGAAGATTCTGCATGTGAATGCGGACGGCACGCTGGGAGAGCAGCTTCGCAAGGTGAAGGACGACAAGAGCCAGTCCATGCTGATCTACGATTACAACGGCAAAGAGGTGGGCCTCTACTATGGCGTGAAGCCTTACGTGGTGGCTGACCCGCAGGCCAGAACGATCTATCCTTCCACAAAAGTGTGGAACAAGTCATATATTCTGGGCACGGATAATCTGGGAAGAGACATCCTCACCCGTCTGATGTACGGCACCCGGGTATCCTTGCTGGTGGCTTTCGTGGCCGCAGCGGTAAACATGGTCATCGGCATTCTGTTCGGCGGCATTTCCGGTTATGCGGGCGGCATGGTGGATACGGTGATGATGCGTATTGTGGACATCATCAGCACGATCCCGCTGACGCTGTACGTGATCCTCATCATGGTGGTGATGGGCTCCGGCCTGAAAAGCATCATCGTGGCGCTGGGTACGGTGTACTGGGTGGATATGGCCCGGGTGGTCCGCGGCCAGGTACTGAGCTTAAAAGGGCAGGAATTCGTCATGGCGGCCAAGACCATCGGTTCCTCCACGAAAACCATTTTGCTGGAGCATCTGATCCCCAACGCCATGGGTTCTATTCTCGTGACAGTGACCATGCTCATTCCTTCCGCCATTTTCATGGAGGCATTTCTGGGCTATGTGGGCATCGGCTTACAGCCGCCGCTGGCCAGCCTGGGAACCATGTGCAACGATGCCACAGAGAACTTAAGAAGCTGTCCGCATCAGCTGTTCCTTCCGGCCCTCGTCATCTGTCTGATCATGTTCGGATTCAATTTCGTCGGTGACGGCCTGCGGGATGCGCTGGATCCGAAGCTGAAGAAATAG